A single region of the bacterium genome encodes:
- a CDS encoding glycosyltransferase family 4 protein produces the protein MKKLRIAQIAPLWITIPPLKYGGIERIVAMLCDGLVDKGHEVTLFASPGSTAKGKLISVFEKPLLDANIAWSNPIWNLRNLSLAIEMANAGKFDIIHSHLDLWALFFHNLTKTPVIHTMHNPLYRTNADANKDDRLRLFREEAKRTNIVFISQSAKDQAMLEFPKNRSRIIYNGIDLSHFKFNKKGGDHFVWIARMNKHKGVENAIAAAEKLGVRLLLAGRIDPTQVEYFDTYIKPHLNEKIKYVGELTEQQLSDFYGPAKACLYPIEWEEPFGLVVAESMACGTPVIAYRRGSMPELIEDGKTGFVIDSNIGLLVEAMKKVNQINRALARKRVEERFSKERMVDDYEKAYYELLS, from the coding sequence ATGAAAAAATTGCGCATAGCCCAAATTGCTCCTCTTTGGATAACCATCCCGCCATTAAAATACGGGGGAATTGAAAGAATCGTTGCCATGCTTTGCGATGGTTTAGTAGATAAAGGGCATGAGGTAACGCTTTTTGCCTCACCCGGCTCAACGGCTAAAGGAAAACTAATCTCGGTTTTTGAAAAGCCTCTTCTTGACGCTAACATCGCCTGGTCAAATCCAATCTGGAACCTGCGCAATCTTTCTTTGGCTATAGAAATGGCTAATGCGGGCAAATTTGATATTATTCATTCTCATCTTGATCTTTGGGCGCTGTTTTTCCATAATCTGACAAAAACGCCGGTAATCCATACGATGCACAATCCCCTTTACAGAACCAACGCTGACGCAAACAAAGATGATCGTTTGCGCCTTTTTAGGGAAGAGGCAAAAAGAACAAATATCGTTTTTATCAGCCAGTCGGCCAAAGATCAGGCGATGCTGGAATTTCCGAAAAATCGGTCAAGAATTATTTATAATGGAATAGACTTATCGCATTTTAAATTCAATAAAAAAGGCGGTGATCATTTTGTCTGGATTGCTCGGATGAATAAACATAAAGGAGTGGAAAACGCCATTGCCGCGGCAGAAAAATTGGGCGTCAGATTACTTTTAGCCGGCAGAATTGACCCAACCCAAGTAGAATATTTTGATACGTATATCAAGCCGCACCTCAATGAAAAAATTAAATATGTCGGCGAGCTTACCGAGCAGCAGCTTTCTGATTTTTATGGTCCGGCCAAAGCCTGTCTGTATCCGATAGAATGGGAAGAGCCTTTTGGTTTAGTGGTGGCAGAATCAATGGCCTGCGGCACGCCGGTGATTGCTTACCGCCGCGGTTCGATGCCTGAGTTGATTGAAGATGGCAAAACCGGATTCGTTATCGACAGCAATATAGGTTTGTTGGTTGAAGCGATGAAGAAAGTTAATCAGATTAATCGGGCTTTAGCCAGAAAACGAGTCGAAGAAAGATTCAGCAAAGAAAGGATGGTTGATGATTACGAAAAAGCTTATTATGAATTATTATCATGA
- a CDS encoding glycosyltransferase family 4 protein, with protein sequence MKKTKIAQLAPLWIPVPPKTYGGIELVLSLLTEELVARDYDITLFASGDSKTSAKLIPLTEKGIWLQKGLRSPHAYISLALKKISSQMHHFDLIHNHFDFFMFPLSLINNKTNKTPILTTLHRPLDPVTIEVFKYYNSQMKFCAISQDQRQSAEENNIPIIDVVYNGINPADYTFNESPEDYFIYLGRLNKEKGILQALQMAKEAGIKLIVAGNIVGGEEWNYFLHEVQPHLNDENIKFVGQVGFDEKVKLLSKAKGLLYPINRREPFGLVMIEAMACGTPVIAYRRGSVPEIIKDKKTGFIVGTKEEMVKAIKKIDTIKRKDCRAHVEQNFTLKQMVDKYEEIYKKLI encoded by the coding sequence ATGAAAAAAACAAAGATAGCTCAACTAGCTCCGCTTTGGATTCCAGTACCACCGAAAACTTACGGCGGCATTGAGTTAGTATTATCTTTGCTTACTGAAGAATTAGTAGCGAGAGATTACGATATCACTCTTTTTGCTTCCGGCGATTCAAAAACATCGGCAAAATTAATTCCTTTAACAGAAAAAGGGATTTGGCTGCAAAAAGGATTGCGTAGTCCCCATGCTTATATTAGTCTGGCTCTTAAAAAAATCTCTAGCCAAATGCATCATTTTGATTTGATTCATAATCATTTTGATTTTTTTATGTTCCCTTTATCGCTGATTAATAATAAAACCAATAAAACTCCGATTTTAACTACGTTGCACCGACCATTAGATCCAGTCACCATCGAAGTTTTTAAATACTACAATAGCCAGATGAAATTTTGCGCTATTTCCCAAGACCAGCGTCAAAGCGCTGAAGAAAACAATATTCCAATAATTGATGTGGTTTATAACGGAATCAACCCAGCTGATTACACCTTTAATGAATCGCCGGAAGACTATTTTATCTATCTGGGCCGCTTGAATAAAGAAAAAGGCATTCTTCAAGCGCTGCAAATGGCCAAAGAAGCAGGGATTAAGCTAATAGTGGCTGGCAATATTGTTGGTGGCGAAGAATGGAATTATTTTTTACACGAAGTCCAACCGCATTTAAATGATGAAAATATTAAATTTGTCGGTCAAGTTGGTTTTGACGAAAAAGTCAAATTACTCAGCAAGGCAAAAGGGTTACTTTACCCAATTAACCGCCGGGAGCCTTTTGGACTTGTTATGATTGAAGCCATGGCCTGCGGCACGCCGGTGATTGCTTACCGCCGCGGCTCAGTGCCAGAAATAATTAAGGATAAGAAAACCGGTTTTATTGTCGGAACGAAAGAAGAAATGGTCAAAGCTATCAAAAAAATTGATACTATCAAGCGAAAAGATTGCCGCGCCCATGTTGAACAAAATTTCACCCTAAAGCAAATGGTTGATAAATATGAGGAAATTTACAAAAAACTGATTTAA
- a CDS encoding NUDIX domain-containing protein, whose amino-acid sequence MPEEQKYSVVVNAIIVNRENKVLLVQRGWQEKHGAGTWSVPGGKLEFTGVVHNALQETAKKEALEEAGIEIENEMELIANNTFEHNEDKLQVIAMVFLCHYKSGEPKVTEETADVKWIGPEEIDSFDFHNINVKNYVLKAFERLNRK is encoded by the coding sequence ATGCCAGAAGAACAGAAATATTCAGTAGTCGTCAACGCCATTATTGTTAACAGGGAGAACAAGGTTCTCCTTGTTCAGCGTGGCTGGCAGGAAAAGCACGGTGCCGGCACCTGGTCGGTTCCTGGCGGTAAATTAGAGTTTACCGGCGTTGTCCACAACGCCTTGCAGGAGACTGCAAAAAAAGAGGCTTTAGAGGAAGCCGGGATTGAGATTGAGAATGAGATGGAGCTGATCGCCAACAATACCTTTGAGCATAATGAAGACAAATTACAGGTGATCGCCATGGTTTTTCTATGCCATTACAAATCAGGGGAGCCGAAAGTCACGGAAGAAACAGCTGACGTCAAATGGATAGGGCCGGAAGAAATTGACAGTTTTGATTTTCATAACATCAACGTTAAAAATTACGTTCTTAAAGCTTTTGAAAGACTAAACAGAAAATAA
- a CDS encoding AAA family ATPase, with the protein MLVVVVGRSGAGKSTFVQVMGLSPECHCVLSKPMVEEVGRRGLKVTHDNIHALAKEWYGRNRMWQVEYVLAEPEKSPKQFLVLDGLRYWFELEYLRKLFPDLLVVKVTSTPDDRFERLKVRGKIPLGTKEEFERLENDESVDMGLEQILAAADISVENIGTLSQLQEKARRFSFLLWPFMTD; encoded by the coding sequence ATGTTAGTCGTTGTCGTCGGCCGGTCAGGTGCCGGCAAAAGTACATTTGTCCAGGTGATGGGACTTTCCCCTGAGTGCCACTGTGTGCTCAGCAAACCTATGGTAGAGGAGGTGGGAAGGCGCGGGTTGAAAGTGACCCACGACAATATCCATGCCCTGGCAAAAGAATGGTATGGGAGAAACCGCATGTGGCAGGTAGAATACGTTCTGGCTGAACCGGAGAAAAGCCCTAAGCAATTTCTTGTTCTTGATGGGCTTCGCTACTGGTTCGAGCTGGAATACTTGCGAAAGCTTTTTCCCGACCTTCTTGTCGTCAAAGTCACCTCGACGCCTGACGATCGCTTCGAGCGGTTAAAGGTGAGAGGAAAGATTCCGTTAGGTACCAAGGAGGAATTCGAAAGGTTGGAGAATGACGAGTCGGTTGACATGGGTCTAGAACAAATCTTGGCCGCGGCAGACATCTCAGTGGAAAACATTGGCACACTGTCGCAGCTCCAGGAAAAGGCCCGGCGTTTCTCGTTTCTTCTCTGGCCGTTCATGACAGATTAG
- a CDS encoding ABC transporter permease → MNKVFPKIISVVVFFLSWHLLVQFFSFPAYILPSPLEVFNVLIGNIEIISFNAVITFLESFTGFLLANLISILIALLIAFHNKLEDVVMPIAIVIKTMPIIAIVPLLIIWFGPGVFSKIVTAMLICFFPALVNVLRGIKCLDRDLLALFRVYAADRKQLTKMLILPAIMPYLFAAFKVSSSLSVIGALVGEFISSNKGLGFLIISSYYNMNTALVLAAVAISSIMGLSFYYAINFFEKRMVLKSELMV, encoded by the coding sequence ATGAATAAGGTTTTTCCGAAAATAATAAGTGTCGTCGTCTTTTTTCTGAGCTGGCATTTACTGGTGCAGTTTTTCAGCTTTCCCGCCTATATTTTGCCTTCGCCCCTTGAAGTTTTTAACGTTTTGATCGGAAACATCGAGATTATTTCTTTTAACGCGGTTATTACGTTTCTGGAATCCTTTACTGGTTTTTTATTAGCCAATCTGATCAGCATTCTGATTGCGCTTCTGATCGCTTTTCACAATAAATTGGAAGACGTTGTCATGCCGATAGCCATTGTTATCAAGACGATGCCGATTATTGCCATTGTCCCGCTTTTAATAATTTGGTTCGGACCGGGCGTCTTTTCTAAAATAGTGACGGCGATGCTGATCTGCTTTTTTCCGGCTCTGGTCAATGTTCTTCGGGGGATTAAGTGCTTGGATCGGGATTTGCTGGCGCTTTTTAGGGTTTATGCCGCTGACAGGAAACAGCTGACAAAGATGCTGATTCTGCCGGCGATAATGCCTTATCTATTTGCCGCTTTCAAGGTTTCAAGTTCTTTGTCGGTAATCGGGGCATTGGTCGGTGAATTCATCAGTTCCAATAAGGGCTTGGGTTTTCTGATAATCTCGAGTTATTATAATATGAATACCGCTTTAGTTCTTGCGGCCGTTGCCATTTCCAGCATAATGGGTCTTAGTTTTTACTACGCGATCAATTTTTTTGAAAAAAGGATGGTTTTGAAGTCAGAATTGATGGTATGA
- a CDS encoding ABC transporter ATP-binding protein → MDFIEVKSVTKEYAKGFYALQDLNFSVDEGDFVSVVGPFGCGKTTLLNLLGGVTEDYSGTIKIKGKAPKEVKKNRKIGYVFQKPTLLPWRNVIQNITLPQEIAGIKDEQRAYHLLEKVKLGGLSLKMPYELSGGMQQLVSIVRALILDPDILLLDEPFSCIDEINRAKMHDYLLEIHGQTNKTTIMVTHSLAEAVYLAEKVIVLTPRPSKVKKIFSIDFENRNEAITLSEKFINYIKIIKQELINE, encoded by the coding sequence ATGGACTTTATTGAAGTTAAGTCTGTAACCAAAGAATACGCCAAAGGATTTTACGCCTTACAAGATTTGAATTTTTCTGTTGACGAAGGCGATTTTGTTTCTGTTGTCGGCCCGTTTGGCTGCGGCAAGACGACTCTTCTGAATCTTCTCGGAGGAGTAACGGAAGATTATTCCGGGACAATTAAGATAAAAGGAAAAGCCCCGAAAGAAGTGAAAAAGAACAGGAAAATAGGATATGTCTTCCAAAAGCCAACTCTTTTGCCCTGGCGGAATGTCATCCAAAATATTACCTTGCCTCAGGAAATTGCCGGAATTAAGGACGAGCAAAGAGCTTATCATTTATTGGAGAAAGTAAAGCTTGGTGGTCTTTCTCTAAAAATGCCTTACGAGTTATCCGGGGGCATGCAACAGCTGGTTTCTATTGTCAGAGCGCTGATTCTGGACCCGGATATTCTTTTGCTCGATGAACCATTTTCTTGTATTGACGAGATCAATCGCGCCAAAATGCACGATTATTTGCTGGAGATCCACGGTCAGACGAATAAGACTACCATAATGGTCACTCATTCGCTCGCCGAAGCAGTCTATCTGGCTGAAAAGGTGATAGTTTTAACCCCGAGGCCGTCTAAGGTCAAAAAAATATTTAGTATTGATTTCGAAAACAGGAATGAAGCGATTACCCTTTCTGAAAAATTCATCAATTACATTAAGATCATTAAACAGGAACTGATCAATGAATAA
- a CDS encoding ABC transporter substrate-binding protein: MAPKDLEGKKVGVVYGRDEEIIYRALLAKENIDTKKIEEVPVIAGISQLTTGQFDAQVLYEINEPILLEQEGFEVNLIKPRDYGINFYADTLFTTEKMIKERPEAVRAFVQATIKGWESALANPTEAIDEVMLMNNTLDREHQTKFFELSVPLINAGGKIGYSDKNVWESIQEMLLNQEIMKNRVEIDKVFTNDFLD; the protein is encoded by the coding sequence ATTGCTCCCAAAGATCTTGAGGGGAAGAAAGTAGGAGTTGTCTACGGCCGAGACGAGGAAATTATTTATCGGGCCTTATTGGCGAAAGAGAATATTGATACTAAAAAAATCGAGGAGGTTCCGGTCATTGCCGGGATTTCCCAACTTACGACAGGACAGTTTGACGCCCAGGTACTTTATGAAATTAACGAGCCGATTCTGCTGGAGCAAGAAGGATTTGAGGTTAATTTGATAAAGCCCAGAGATTACGGAATTAATTTCTATGCCGATACCTTGTTCACGACGGAAAAAATGATCAAGGAGCGTCCAGAAGCAGTTAGAGCTTTTGTTCAGGCGACCATCAAAGGATGGGAAAGCGCTTTAGCCAATCCCACTGAAGCCATAGACGAGGTGATGCTGATGAATAATACCCTTGATAGGGAACACCAGACGAAATTCTTTGAGCTCAGCGTTCCTTTAATCAACGCCGGAGGGAAAATCGGCTATTCGGACAAAAATGTCTGGGAATCCATTCAGGAAATGTTATTGAACCAGGAAATAATGAAAAACCGAGTGGAGATAGACAAGGTTTTTACTAATGATTTTCTTGATTAG
- a CDS encoding ABC transporter substrate-binding protein, with product MTKKLKYVFLFLGLLLTIILITVGMKYWPGAQEESKKVSLRLKWINQAQFSGFYMANKLGFYAENGLDVGIYPGGPDISPVQMVVTGVNDFGITGADQILLAREKGVPIVALAVIYKQSPVAIDRISKGQKHYCSQRS from the coding sequence ATGACGAAAAAACTGAAATACGTATTTTTGTTTTTAGGTCTTTTACTCACAATCATCTTAATAACGGTGGGCATGAAATACTGGCCGGGAGCCCAGGAAGAGTCCAAGAAAGTCTCTTTAAGGCTAAAGTGGATTAACCAGGCTCAGTTCTCAGGTTTTTATATGGCAAATAAGCTTGGTTTCTATGCGGAAAATGGTTTGGACGTAGGGATTTATCCTGGGGGCCCTGATATTTCTCCGGTTCAGATGGTTGTCACCGGAGTGAATGATTTCGGCATTACGGGCGCAGATCAGATTCTGTTGGCTAGAGAAAAAGGAGTGCCGATAGTCGCCTTGGCGGTAATATACAAGCAATCTCCCGTGGCCATAGATAGGATCTCTAAAGGACAAAAACATTATTGCTCCCAAAGATCTTGA
- a CDS encoding proline-rich domain-containing protein, whose product MKTKHLASFIILGFLIIGSTVLTGRTFAEETTKTINVQYPVNELGGCKNETDCRFYCDKPGNAEACLDFAQENNLMSEGEINAAKNFLKIDENGPGGCKGKEECEEYCSNTNHIDECISFAEENNLIPPEELEEARKVQAAIRRGFNPPPCGNKKRCDIYCDQPEHMEECITFGIEAGFIQGEELNNVQKMLAAIKKGVKPPPCRGKEACDKYCGEPDNMEVCMTFAMEAGFMTEQEKADSQKMLQALKKGIKPPNCRGKEECDVYCGQEEHFEECINFAEAAGFMTSEDAAMARKTKGKGPGGCKNKEECEAFCNNPDNQEACFNFAKENGMIPEEDLRQMEESKQKLQESLNQAPPAVLDCLNSVLGSDMVEKIKSGQALPPRETNDQMRACFEKMRSPAGEEGQGQMPPGQTGPDGPNGPAGPQGCQSPTECQAFCENNPQECQNFGPQSEGPTRPEEPNSPMPPNQQLPIENPPPPENPPPSNENPPAGLFGPNSLLGSVANIFLKIFNQ is encoded by the coding sequence ATGAAAACGAAACATCTCGCCAGTTTTATTATCCTAGGTTTTTTAATAATCGGCTCAACCGTTTTAACCGGCCGGACATTTGCCGAAGAAACAACCAAAACGATAAACGTCCAGTATCCGGTCAATGAACTGGGTGGTTGTAAAAATGAAACTGACTGTCGTTTTTACTGTGACAAACCGGGAAATGCGGAGGCCTGCTTGGACTTTGCCCAAGAGAACAATTTAATGTCTGAAGGAGAAATCAATGCGGCTAAAAATTTTCTGAAAATTGATGAAAATGGTCCGGGCGGATGCAAGGGAAAAGAAGAATGCGAAGAATATTGCAGTAATACGAACCATATTGATGAATGTATTTCTTTTGCTGAAGAAAACAACTTAATACCGCCGGAAGAATTAGAAGAAGCGAGAAAAGTCCAAGCCGCGATTAGAAGAGGTTTCAATCCGCCTCCTTGCGGCAATAAAAAACGATGCGATATTTACTGCGACCAACCGGAACATATGGAAGAATGCATTACTTTCGGCATAGAAGCCGGTTTTATCCAGGGCGAAGAGCTTAATAACGTTCAAAAAATGCTGGCCGCCATTAAAAAAGGCGTAAAACCGCCTCCCTGCCGAGGCAAAGAGGCCTGCGATAAATATTGCGGCGAGCCCGACAATATGGAGGTCTGCATGACTTTTGCCATGGAAGCTGGTTTTATGACCGAGCAGGAAAAAGCCGACTCCCAAAAAATGCTCCAGGCGCTCAAAAAAGGAATCAAGCCGCCTAATTGCCGAGGCAAAGAAGAATGCGATGTTTATTGCGGCCAGGAAGAGCATTTTGAAGAATGTATAAATTTTGCTGAAGCGGCTGGCTTTATGACTTCAGAAGACGCGGCAATGGCCCGCAAAACAAAAGGCAAGGGCCCGGGCGGCTGCAAAAATAAGGAGGAATGCGAGGCGTTCTGCAATAATCCTGATAATCAAGAAGCATGTTTCAATTTTGCCAAAGAAAACGGAATGATACCGGAAGAAGACCTAAGACAAATGGAAGAAAGCAAGCAGAAGCTCCAGGAGTCGCTGAACCAGGCGCCGCCGGCCGTGCTCGATTGCCTGAACTCGGTTCTGGGCAGCGACATGGTGGAAAAGATAAAGAGCGGCCAGGCGCTACCGCCGAGAGAAACCAACGACCAGATGCGCGCCTGTTTTGAAAAGATGAGGTCGCCGGCCGGAGAGGAAGGCCAGGGACAGATGCCGCCAGGACAAACCGGCCCGGACGGCCCTAATGGCCCGGCCGGGCCTCAGGGCTGCCAAAGCCCTACCGAATGCCAGGCTTTTTGCGAGAATAATCCTCAAGAGTGCCAAAACTTCGGGCCGCAATCAGAAGGGCCGACCCGACCCGAAGAACCTAACTCTCCAATGCCTCCCAATCAGCAGCTACCGATAGAAAACCCTCCGCCTCCGGAAAATCCGCCTCCGTCAAACGAAAATCCTCCGGCCGGCTTATTCGGCCCGAACTCCCTACTTGGATCAGTCGCGAATATTTTCCTCAAGATATTCAATCAATAG